In bacterium, the DNA window GATCGGCCGTGATGCCTTCGCGGGTGATGTTGCCGTTCAGCCAGAACCAGTACACCCAGGGTCGGGCCTGTGCCGGCGGATGCAGGAATCCCGATTGCAGATTTTTTGAGTTCTTTACCTGGCAGCCGCTGATGAACAGCAGCAGGCAGGCGAGCGCTCCTACGATGCGGAATGGATTTTTCATCCGTCGGCCTTTTTCAAAGGGATGTGAGGCAACTTTTATCAAGTCGGGCTAGCGCACTTCCAGATAATCTTTATCCGGCAATTTCGGAAATTTGGCATGCGGTTCGGTCTGATACCAGAACACAGTGGAACTGATGTCGTCCTGCAAGGGCAGATAGCGGCCGCCGCTGCGCCAGCCAAGGGCCTGTATAGTGACCTTTAAATCCTTTTCGAAACGGATGGGATCCATGATGTGCCA includes these proteins:
- a CDS encoding DUF2961 domain-containing protein gives rise to the protein WHIMDPIRFEKDLKVTIQALGWRSGGRYLPLQDDISSTVFWYQTEPHAKFPKLPDKDYLEVR